A region from the Vicia villosa cultivar HV-30 ecotype Madison, WI linkage group LG3, Vvil1.0, whole genome shotgun sequence genome encodes:
- the LOC131660162 gene encoding uncharacterized protein LOC131660162: protein MELQTLCCALPSQPLQLSKHHRVSNQAIQTNALFRHQRQKFGFEKASKYLKGVGLNNFQRTLVHVTDSSVNGALEVESSQSSSVPVNAVEVEPFHGKSGSVSFYGLTHQSVEEGKLEFAPITQEDSSYFWVWGPIAFISSLILPQFFIGTVVDAYFNGLILKDIVTSISSEALFYIGLATFLGVADRVQRPYLQYSSKRWGLITGLKGHITSVFLTTGLKITVPLLLLYVTWSVVRMAAVVAIAPFVVGCFAQFAFERYLEKRGSSCWPLVPIIFEVYRLFQLTKAATFTDKLMYSMKNLPASPEVLERSGTLFGMMVIFQLLGIVCLWSLMTFLLRLFPSRPVAENY, encoded by the exons ATGGAACTTCAAACTCTTTGTTGCGCTCTTCCCTCTCAACCACTTCAATTATCCAAACATCATCGTGTCAGTAATCAAGCAATTCAAACAAACGCTCTATTCAGACATCAGAGACAGAAATTTGGGTTTGAAAAAGCATCAAAAT acTTAAAAGGGGTGGGATTGAACAACTTTCAAAGGACTCTTGTACATGTTACTGATTCCTCTGTAAATGGTGCTTTGGAAGTTGAATCGTCACAAAGTTCTAGTGTTCCTGTTAATGCGGTGGAAGTGGAACCGTTTCATGGTAAATCAGGTTCTGTCTCTTTTTATGGGTTGACACACCAATCTGTTGAAGAAGGGAAATTGGAATTTGCTCCAATCACACAAGAGGATAGCTCTTACTTCTGGGTCTGGGGTCctattgcattcatatcatcttTGATTCTGCCACAGTTCTTCATTGGCACTGTTGTTGACGCTTATTTTAATGGTTTGATTTTAAAAG ATATTGTAACTTCAATCTCTTCCGAGGCACTGTTCTATATTGGACTTGCAACCTTTTTGGGGGTGGCTGATCGTGTCCAGAGGCCATATTTGCAGTACAGCTCTAAAAGGTGGGGTCTCATCACTGGCCTCAAAGGACACATAACCTCTGTTTTCCTCACAACGGGTTTGAAGATTActgttcctcttcttcttttgtacGTGACCTGGTCAGTGGTTCGCATGGCCGCGGTTGTTGCTATAGCTCCCTTTGTAGTTGGCTGTTTTGCTCAATTTGCATTTGAGAGATATTTGGAAAAGCGCGGGTCGTCGTGCTGGCCTCTAGTCCCTATTATATTTGAG GTATACAGACTTTTTCAGCTTACAAAAGCCGCTACTTTCACCGATAAGTTGATGTACTCTATGAAAAACCTACCAGCGTCACCTGAAGTACTAGAGCGAAGTGGAACTTTGTTTGGAATGATGGTGATCTTCCAGTTACTGGGAATCGTGTGCCTCTGGTCATTGATGACATTTCTTTTGAGGCTATTCCCTTCTAGGCCAGTAGCAGAAAACTACTGA
- the LOC131660163 gene encoding octanoyltransferase LIP2p, chloroplastic-like, whose translation MILLGECCFTLTKPRFLRPNADSVSNDHRRRIKSVQCLRRCELIDFHQELIPYEVAWSLQKHIVKQKKSQIQNEGDCDDTLIVLQHPSVFTLGTASSNDNLNFDIKNPPFHVHRTERGGEVTYHGPGQLVMYPIINLRKHKMDLHWYLRKLEEVVIGVLSSTFSIHASRVEGLTGVWVGNEKVAAMGIRVAQWVTYHGLALNVTTDLSPFKWIVPCGIRDRQIGSIKGLLREARSSCNDHGTSDLHGLDDESLIHITHKSLIEEFAKVFQLEYHYKTISIPMLCESEGKEVMYQKNRKLELL comes from the exons ATGATTTTGTTGGGAGAGTGCTGTTTCACTCTCACCAAACCTCGATTTCTCCGACCCAACGCCGATTCAGTTTCCAACGACCATAGAAGAAGAATCAAAAGCGTGCAATGTTTACGAAGATGCGAGCtcatagattttcatcaagaaTTGATTCCTTACGAAGTAGCATGGTCTTTACAAAAACACATTGTTAAGCAAAAGAAATCACAGATTCAAAACGAAGGAGATTGCGACGATACTCTCATTGTTTTGCAACACCCTTCTGTTTTTACATTGGGTACCGCTAGTTCCAACGATAACCTCAATTTTGACATTAAAAATCCTCCCTTTCATGTTCATCGTACCGAACGTGGCGGTGAAGTTACATACCATGGTCCTGGTCAG TTAGTGATGTATCCAATTATCAACCTTAGAAAACACAAAATGGATCTTCATTGGTATCTCAGAAAACTTGAAGAGGTTGTTATTGGTGTTTTGTCTTCAACGTTTTCTATTCATGCTTCTCGGGTGGAAGGTTTAACTGGTGTTTGGGTTG GAAATGAGAAAGTGGCAGCTATGGGCATAAGAGTGGCACAATGGGTAACCTACCATGGCTTAGCACTCAATGTCACGACGGATTTGAGTCCCTTTAAATGGATCGTCCCGTGCGGAATACGCGACCGTCAAATTGGGAGTATCAAAGGGTTGTTGAGAGAAGCTCGGTCATCATGTAATGATCATGGAACATCTGATTTGCATGGTTTGGATGATGAGAGTCTTATTCATATTACTCATAAGTCCTTAATTGAAGAGTTCGCAAAAGTGTTTCAGCTTGAGTATCATTATAAAACTATTTCTATACCCATGTTGTGTGAAAGTGAAGGAAAGGAAGTTATGTACCAAAAAAACAGAAAACTTGAATTGTTGTAA